The sequence AGATACAGCATCAGGAAATTGTAGGAGTAATGATTTGAAGGAATTTACGATGAATGATTGCTGATCCTTTAGTTCAGCAAAAAAAGTGTCCACAAGTGTTTGTAATGCCGCAGGCGTAGGAATTGAATCTGCTGATGCAAAATATAAAGAGAATATTTTGTTTATAGGAATTGCACCCGCATTTTCTGCAATTACATGAGCCGCACCTCCTGGATTCAATGCTTCGCTATTGAAGTGTTCTGAAACTTCAGTAAGTTGAGCAGGTGATAACGCAGAGCCATCCGGCCCAAGTAATAACAACTTTACTACTCCGGGAATTCCGAGTGATTTACTAGATTTAAAAACAACTTTTTCGACGTATGT comes from Leptospira brenneri and encodes:
- a CDS encoding baseplate J/gp47 family protein; translation: GNVTPNAITEHIDYIPEIDVVYNPDTIPYFGGRDRERLATVRERLRQIQIGATSQEWTADWYVLIALSFTYVEKVVFKSSKSLGIPGVVKLLLLGPDGSALSPAQLTEVSEHFNSEALNPGGAAHVIAENAGAIPINKIFSLYFASADSIPTPAALQTLVDTFFAELKDQQSFIVNSFKSLLLQFPDAVS